The Aminipila terrae nucleotide sequence TATAATTAGTTAATAAGATTGTATCAGATTGTTTTAAAAGCAGCTTTCTAAAGTGTCAGAAAGCTGCTTTTATCATAAATTACATTTAGAATTTAATTACTTCAGGAGTGCCAGTAAAAGAATAAATTGTGGCAGTAGCATCCTGCAGATATAAAACTTCCATAAGGTTATCATCTGCTGAATACATCCTACTCAGTGCATCATGGTTTTCATTCATCATCTGTACACGTGCTTCCCGGCGGCTATCATGGACAAGCTTGGCTTCTATACGGATCCAGGTGCCGTCTTTATCCATGGTCGAGATTTCTACTTTTGGGTTATCTATCATCTGCCTGTAACATTTTTTCTGATTGCTAGTCACAATGTAAAGTTTACCTTCAAATTCTGCTACGGCACCAAAGGGACGCACACGAGGCTGATCTCCTTCACATGTGGCAATGTAGAATGGGTTTTCTTTTAAATATTTTATTACTCTTTGCATATTATTGTTCCTTTCGCACTTTTATAGTATAATTGTTATGGTTTAATTATATAAATTATATCTATATTGACAAGTACGATTATTTTATATACCTAGTATTAAATAGGATACTGTAAAAACAGAAAAAATGAAAGGTAGAACAATGGAAGATAGAAACGAGCTATTCGGTATTTGTCCTTTTGTAACTTCACAGAAGGTCCTGACCGGAAAATGGTCCCTGCTTATTATGTACCATTTAAGTAAGGGACCTGTAAGATTTAATGAATTACAACGAAGACTGCCCAATCTTACCCAGGCTACACTTTCAAAACAGTTAAAAGCCTTAGAAGCAGACGGGATGGTTATCCGGAAAGAATATCCTCAGATTCCACCAAAAGTAGAATATTCCATGAGTGAAATAGGTCATAAGTTTAAAATCGTTTTAGAAAGTTTAGAAGTCTGGGGAAATGAATATATTGAATACATCGAAAGAAAGAAATAGGGAAGCAAGTTGAAGAATAAAAATTTAAGTTGTTCCTATAAGGAACTATTAGACACATTATCCATAAAATGTGAGGAATGCTGCGGATTATGCTGTACAGCACTATACTATGCTAAAACAGACGGATTTCCGGAGGACAAAGCAGCAGGAAATCCCTGCATGAATTTGCAAGACGATTTTAAATGCGGAATTCATGAAAAACTAACAAAGTACAATTTAAAGGGATGCAGGTCCTATGACTGTTTTGGCGCTGGCCAGAAAGTAACACAAACTATTTATAAAGGTATGAACTGGAGGAACAATCCGCAGATTGCCAACCAGATGTATCAGGTTTATTTGACCGTGTATCAATATCAGCAGATGCTATGGTATTTAATTCAGGCAGCAGAGGCTGCTCCAGATAACAGACAAAAAGACTCTATAGATCTTTTAGTTAAAGAAAATATCATGATAACCAGGATGGAACCAGAACGAATACTGGCATCAGATGTTGAAAAATATAGAGGCAGAGTGAATTCTGTTCTTAAAGAGGTTTGTAAAGCGGTATATAAAACTCAAAAAAAGTCCTTTCCTGAATATGGTACAGATTGTATGGGAAAGAACTTCCGGAACGAAGAAACCAGAGGGAGGGATTTTAGTATGACTCTGCTGATTGCTGCAAATTTTGAGGGATGTGACCTGAAGCAAACTAATTTCCTGGGAGCCGATATGAGAGATGTAAACCTTAAAAACGCAGATTTAAGTGAAAGTCTTTTTTTAACTCAGATGCAGATTAATACAGCATTAGGAAATAAGCTTACAAAGCTGCCTGAATATATTAGCAGACCTGAAACGTGGCAATGATATTTTGATGAGGGTTGAGTAAAACAATTTTTATATCTACGGAGGGCATATTCCAGTTTTTAACTGAGATGGGATATGAATATTCGGCCATTGATTTATAAAGCAAGCTGTCTTTTTTTTGACAGCTTTTTTTTATGAAGTTAAAACAGGGTTGACACCGGTGGTTTTCTATAGTAAATTATAACTACACCCCCGGGGGGTGTTAAACCGCTGGATAAGGAGATTACTATAATGAAAGCAAATGAAAAAAAGATATTAAAGCTGCTGAAAACTGCCAGAGGCCAGATTGAGGGCATTATAAAAATGGTGGAGGATGACCGGTATTGTATCGATATCTCTCAACAGCTCATGGCAACAGCTGCTCTTTTAAATACTACAAACAGAGAAGTTTTATCTGCCCATTTAAAGTCTTGTGTAAATAATGCAGAGACCCCTCAGGAGAGAGAAGAAAAAATTGATGAATTAATAGGGATGCTGGGTAAGATAATGAAATAGACAGGAGGTGTGGGTATTGAAACAAAAGTTTAATATTACGGGAATGACCTGTTCCGCATGTTCAACGCGAGTTGAAAAAGGTGTGGCTAAACTGGAGGGGGTTTTAAATGTAAGTGTAAACTTATTGACTAACACCATGCAGGTAGAATATGAAGAAAAAAAATTGTCAGAGCAGCAGATTTTAGCTTCTGTAGAACATGCAGGATATGGTGCGGTTCTGTCCGATTCCCAAAAGGAGAAAAAGAGTGTAGGAAATAAGAAGGAAAACCAGAATGCCGCCCAGAAGAACCTTGTTCAGGAGCATGTGGGTGAAATGAAAAAGCGTTTTGTTGTTTCTTTAGCCTTTTTAGTACCCTTGATGTATATATCCATGGGGCATATGCTAAATTTTCCACTGCCAGGCATTTTTCATGGTCAGGAGAATGCGGTAACCTTCGCTTTTACTCAGTTCTTGTTTTGCCTGCCCGTTATATATGCAAACCGTAACTATTTTACCAAGGGATTTAGTACGCTGCTCCATGGAGCACCCAATATGGATAGCCTGATTGCTATAGGATCAACATCAGCTTTGGTCTATGGAATATTTGCTATCTATAGAATGAGCTATGGCCTTGGTACAGGCAATATGCAGATTGTAGAAAAATATAGCATGGATCTGTATTTTGAATCAGCAGCAATGATTCTGACCCTTATTACCCTTGGAAAGTTTTTAGAAGCAAAATCTAAAGGAAAAACCAGTGAAGCACTAACAAAATTAATGGATCTGGCTCCTAAAACTGCATTGGTGGAAAGAAACGGGCAGCAGGTGCAGGTACCGGTTGAGGAAGTGGAGACAGGGGAAATAGTACTTGTTAAACCAGGCAGCAGTGTTCCGGTTGATGGAATAATACTAGAGGGAAATACCAGTATAGATGAAGCAGCCATTACGGGAGAAAGTATGCCTGTTTATAAGGATGAAGGAATGAATGTAATAGCTGCTACCATTAATAAATCAGGCTTTATTAAAGTGAAAGCTACAAAAGTGGGTGCAGATACAACTTTTTCACAGATTATAAAACTGGTGGAAGAAGCCAGTGCCTCGAAGGCTCCGATAGCCAAACTGGCAGATAAAATATCAGGAATATTTGTTCCTGTGGTTATAGGAA carries:
- a CDS encoding pentapeptide repeat-containing protein, whose product is MKNKNLSCSYKELLDTLSIKCEECCGLCCTALYYAKTDGFPEDKAAGNPCMNLQDDFKCGIHEKLTKYNLKGCRSYDCFGAGQKVTQTIYKGMNWRNNPQIANQMYQVYLTVYQYQQMLWYLIQAAEAAPDNRQKDSIDLLVKENIMITRMEPERILASDVEKYRGRVNSVLKEVCKAVYKTQKKSFPEYGTDCMGKNFRNEETRGRDFSMTLLIAANFEGCDLKQTNFLGADMRDVNLKNADLSESLFLTQMQINTALGNKLTKLPEYISRPETWQ
- a CDS encoding metal-sensing transcriptional repressor gives rise to the protein MKANEKKILKLLKTARGQIEGIIKMVEDDRYCIDISQQLMATAALLNTTNREVLSAHLKSCVNNAETPQEREEKIDELIGMLGKIMK
- a CDS encoding winged helix-turn-helix transcriptional regulator yields the protein MEDRNELFGICPFVTSQKVLTGKWSLLIMYHLSKGPVRFNELQRRLPNLTQATLSKQLKALEADGMVIRKEYPQIPPKVEYSMSEIGHKFKIVLESLEVWGNEYIEYIERKK
- a CDS encoding pyridoxamine 5'-phosphate oxidase family protein; protein product: MQRVIKYLKENPFYIATCEGDQPRVRPFGAVAEFEGKLYIVTSNQKKCYRQMIDNPKVEISTMDKDGTWIRIEAKLVHDSRREARVQMMNENHDALSRMYSADDNLMEVLYLQDATATIYSFTGTPEVIKF